DNA sequence from the Pedobacter sp. W3I1 genome:
TTTGAAGTGGTTCCGTGTTTTAGCAAAAATACCGTTCTTGAAAATGAAAATCTATCATAATCTCCCCGGGCAACCCTTACTTCCTGTGTAATGTAGTTGTATCCATTCTGCGTTGGGATAGGGCTTATTGGTGCACGGTATTTAAAAATCTGATCTACGAGCTGATTGTTAGTTAATACGGTTTTTGGTGAATAGAACAAAATTAAATCTCCATCTTTTACCACCGAATAGCTTATATTTCCGCCAATAGTTGCCGCATCGTTAGACGAGAAAAACAGGCTACTTCCATCCGCAACATAATGATCCGATATAACAAAGCTACTTTCGTTTTTAATAAATTGCTTAATAATGTTTTGGTCTTTTATTTCACCGTTTGCTGTAAATAATCGTGTTTCCGATTTTTTAACCAGATTTTCTGTTTGTAGCAATAACGGGAAATTTATTTCTGCTTTGCTCCCGCCTTTTTTGCATGAAAACGTTAAGCAAATGATAAGAAAGGCAAGTATGTTTCTGAAAGTCATAGGGTGTTATCTTAACCTTTCGGCCGAACGGATTAACCGCTCATCTTTATTAATTCCAAAAATAGCCAGTACAATAAATAAAATAGCTAATGCAGGCAAGTAAGCTCCAACTCCGAAATTGGCACCTTCAATGCCGCCAGGCAATTTTTTGGCGTAAATGCTGCACCAAAAAGCAAAGCCACCAATCAACACAATCGTTACAATTGCAATGCGTTTCTGGAAACTTCTTCTTTTGTAGTTAAAGATATTCATTAAACAAATAAATGCAACAGCGATATTGGTAATGATTAAAGGTAAAAAAGATTGGGTTTTAAGACCTACACCTGCTTTAATACTTAAAGTTTGATATAAGCCTGTAGTGTATATCGCTGATGCTGTTCCGGCAGCATCTTTAGTTGCGATGGGTAAAAACAACATTAAAACTAAGGTTAAAGCCGCTAAAAAAAGCCAGATCGATTGTATTCTTTGTATCATAGATGTAAAATGTATAGGAACAAATCTAGCCTTTTTTGAGAAAAGAAAGAATAAAGTTTCCGGATAAGAGTAGGGATTCATAAGAAGCATTAATTGCTGTTTATGATTTAAATTCGCTCCGAACGCCGAACGCCGAACGCCAAACGCCGAACGCCAAACGCCAAACTCTCGCCTTATCGCTTTGCCCTTTGCACGTTAAACTGTACTTTTGCATCGCTTTGAGTAAAAAAAGGTATTTCATCCAATTGGCTTATGATGGCAGCTTGTACCACGGCTGGCAAATTCAACCTAATGCAATCACCGTTCAGGAATTGTTAGATAAGGCTATGTCTGTTTTTTTTAGGCAGCCTATCGAAACTTTGGGTTGTGGAAGAACGGATGCAGGTGTGCATGCTACTGATTTTTATGCGCATTTTGATGTGGAAGGAATAGAAGAGACTAAGGTATTGAATGCCATTACTGGGGTTAATGCCATGTTGCCTTACCAAATTGCAGCAAAACGGATAATTCCGGTACATGACGATGCGCATGCCCGCTTTGATGCCACTGCCCGTGCTTATAAATATTACCTTCACTTCGAAAAAAATCCTTTTAAACATAATCGATCGTGGCTGGTTAAAGATAAGCTGGAAGTTGAAGCCATGAACGAGGCAGCTACCCTTTTATTAAATTACATCGATTTTTCGTGTTTTAGCAAATCGAATACCCAAACTTTTACAAACAACTGTAAAATAACTAAAGCAGTTTTCGAACAACAGGAAGACGGATTGGTTTTTACTATCCAGGCCGATCGTTTTTTAAGGAACATGGTAAGGGCCATTATGGGTACTTTGGTGGAAATCGGTAAAAAAAAAATAAATTTAGCAGATTTTAAAGCAATAATAGAAAGTAAAAATCGCAGTAAAGCCGGTCAATCGGTACCTGCCTGCGGTTTGTATTTAGTGAAGATAGAATACGATTATATAAAATGATAGAATGAGAGAAGGGTTGAATCAGGGAATGAAAAGGTATCTCTAACATTCACTAATTCGAAATTCTCTCATTCAAAATTAAAAACATGGCAGTTACAGGCGACGTATACAACACCGGATTACTGAAACGTATTTTTCAATACGTAAAGCCTTATCGTGCTGTTTTTGTTTGGTCGGTTATTTTAACCATACTGCTTGCAGCCATTTCTCCCGTTCGTCCATTTTTAATTAAGTATACGCTCGATCATTATATTTTAACAGGTAATTTCTCAGGTTTGGTAAATATGACCATGCTGATGGTTTTCATGCTGATCTTACAGACTTTGATCCAATATAACCATACCCTTTTAACCAATACATTGGGGCAATCGGTAATCCGCGACCTGCGGATCAATGTATTTAACCACATTACCAAACTCCGCCTTAAATTTTTCGATAAAACACCAATCGGACAATTAATTACCAGAACAGTTTCAGATTTGGAAACCATTGCCGATATTTTTTCGGAAGGTTTAATCTCAATGATTGGCGATAGTTTGCAGGTGGTGGTAATTGTGTGCGTAATGTTATATACCGACTGGCAGTTAAGTTTAGTGGTGCTTTTGCCTATCCCGCTGTTAATTATGGCTACCCGGAAATTTCAGAAGGCGATTAAAGTTGCATTTCAGGAAATCAGGAACGAGGTTTCTAACCTGAATACCTTTTTACAAGAACATATTACAGGCGTTTCTATTGTTCAATACTTTGCAAGAGAGAAACAGGAGTACAGAAAATTCTACGCCATCAATAAACGTTATCGCGATGCCAATATCCGTTCTAACTGGTATTATTCTATTTTTTTTCCCGTAGTAGAGTTGATATCGGCCATGTCTTTGGGTTTGTTGGTTTGGTACGGCGCAAAAAGCATTCTTTCCAAGCCATTGGATGTAACACCCGGAACCATCACGCAGTTTATCATGTACCTGGGTATGGTGTTTACGCCTATCCGCCAGCTGGCTGATAAATTTAATACGCTACAGATGGGCATGGTGGGCGCTGAACGTGTTTTTAAAGTTTTAGATACCGACGAAACTACACCAGATCATGGTGAGCAGAAACCAGCCAAACTGGAAGGCAACATCAAGTTCGAAAAGGTTTGGTTTGCCTATAACGACGAGAACTACGTATTGAAAGACCTCAGCTTTGAGGTAAAAGCTGGCGAAACCGTTGCTTTGGTTGGTGCAACCGGAGCAGGAAAATCTTCTACCATTAATATTCTGAATCGCTTTTATGAAGTGAAAAAAGGAGATATTACGGTTGATGGCATCCGCATAGAAGATTTTGAACTGGATTATTTAAGAAGCCACATTGCCACTGTACTTCAGGATGTTTTCTTATTTTCAGATACCATTTTAAATAATATCACCCTTAATAATCCAGAAATTACGATAGCAGAAGTGGTTAATGCGGCCAAAAAAGTTGGTGCGCACGATTTTATCGAACGTTTACCAGGCGCTTATCAATATAATGTGATGGAAAGAGGTGCGACGCTCTCTGCAGGTCAGGCGCAGTTAATTTCGTTTATCCGTGCGCTGGTACACAATCCTGCTATTTTGGTTTTAGATGAAGCCACTTCTTCAGTTGATACCGAAACAGAATTATTGATCCAGAAAGCCATTGATAACTTAATGGAAGGCCGTACCTCAATTGTAATTGCCCACCGCTTATCGACTATTCAAAAAGCCGATCAGATTATTGTGCTCGATAAAGGAGAAATTAAAGAAAAAGGCACGCATCAACAGCTGTTAAAATTAAATGGCTACTATAAAAAGCTTTACGATCTGCAGTTCTCGTCAAAAGGCATAGCTAAAGTTTAAACGCATTTATTCTCAAGGATTTTCTTAATTTAACGGCTTCTTAAACCCTATTGGAAGATGAAACGGTTAAAATTAATCACCTTATTCTTGTTTTCGGCTTTAACCCTGCAAGTTTCTGCACAGCAGAAAAAATATGTAATGGTCATTCACGGCGGTGCCGGCACCATTCTTAAAAAGAACATGACTGCCGAAAAGGAAGCCGCTTATATTGCTGTTTTAACACAAGCCTTACAAGCAGGCTATGCAGAAATTAAAGCAGGTAAATCGAGCCTCGATGCCGTTGAAGCAACCATTCATGTTTTAGAAAACGATCCTCATTTTAATGCTGGCAAAGGTGCAGTTTTTACGCATGATGGTAGAAATGAGCTTGACGCCGCAATAATGGATGGAAAAACCTTGATGGCGGGATCCGTTGCTGGGGTAACTACCATAAAAAATCCAATTTCTGCAGCAAGGGTAGTGATGGAAAAATCGGAACATGTAATGATGGTTGGTACTGGTGCAGAGCAGTTTGCTAAAGAAGTGGGACTGGAAATTGTAGATCCAAAATACTTCTGGACTAAAGAACGTTGGGATGGTTTGCAAAAAGCAATTAAAGAAGATTCGACAAAGGCGGTATTAGATCATGGAAACAAGAAATCGGAATTACTTGGAAGTAAAAACCACGATTATAAATTTGGTACTGTGGGTTGTGTAGCCTTAGATCAAGCGGGCAACTTAGCTGCAGGAACTTCAACCGGTGGCATGACCAATAAAAAATATGGACGGGTGGGCGATGCACCTATTATTGGTGCTGGTACCTATTGCAATAACGAAACAGCTGGTATTTCCTGTACCGGTTGGGGTGAGTTTTATATCCGTAATGTGGTGGCCAAAACGATTTCCGATTTAATGGAATATAAGGGATTATCTGTTGCAGAGGCATCGAAAATTGCTTTAGATAAAGTAGGTAAAATGGGTGGCGACGGTGGTTTAATTGCTTTAGATAAAAAAGGCAATGTTGCCATGCCATTTAATACTGAAGGCATGTACCGGGGAACAATCACCACCGATGGTAAAATTGAAGTGAGTATTTATAAATAATGAAAACGCTATTCTAAAGTCGAGTTTTAAGCTATTGTGCCACCAATAGAAAAATAATCATATATTTCCTTACTCACATCAGGTAAATGACACGTATAGAATTTGTAAAGAAAGTATTCGCCAATTTAACCTTCCAGGTTTTACTCGCTATCATAATAGGAATCTATGTTGGTGCCTACTTTCCTGGTTTTGCACCCACTGCTAAATTAATCAGTCAGGGTTTTATCAACCTGATTAGCATGTTAATTGCGCCAATTATATTCTTTACCATTGTTTTAG
Encoded proteins:
- a CDS encoding DUF4293 domain-containing protein is translated as MIQRIQSIWLFLAALTLVLMLFLPIATKDAAGTASAIYTTGLYQTLSIKAGVGLKTQSFLPLIITNIAVAFICLMNIFNYKRRSFQKRIAIVTIVLIGGFAFWCSIYAKKLPGGIEGANFGVGAYLPALAILFIVLAIFGINKDERLIRSAERLR
- the truA gene encoding tRNA pseudouridine(38-40) synthase TruA, with the translated sequence MHVKLYFCIALSKKRYFIQLAYDGSLYHGWQIQPNAITVQELLDKAMSVFFRQPIETLGCGRTDAGVHATDFYAHFDVEGIEETKVLNAITGVNAMLPYQIAAKRIIPVHDDAHARFDATARAYKYYLHFEKNPFKHNRSWLVKDKLEVEAMNEAATLLLNYIDFSCFSKSNTQTFTNNCKITKAVFEQQEDGLVFTIQADRFLRNMVRAIMGTLVEIGKKKINLADFKAIIESKNRSKAGQSVPACGLYLVKIEYDYIK
- a CDS encoding ABC transporter ATP-binding protein encodes the protein MAVTGDVYNTGLLKRIFQYVKPYRAVFVWSVILTILLAAISPVRPFLIKYTLDHYILTGNFSGLVNMTMLMVFMLILQTLIQYNHTLLTNTLGQSVIRDLRINVFNHITKLRLKFFDKTPIGQLITRTVSDLETIADIFSEGLISMIGDSLQVVVIVCVMLYTDWQLSLVVLLPIPLLIMATRKFQKAIKVAFQEIRNEVSNLNTFLQEHITGVSIVQYFAREKQEYRKFYAINKRYRDANIRSNWYYSIFFPVVELISAMSLGLLVWYGAKSILSKPLDVTPGTITQFIMYLGMVFTPIRQLADKFNTLQMGMVGAERVFKVLDTDETTPDHGEQKPAKLEGNIKFEKVWFAYNDENYVLKDLSFEVKAGETVALVGATGAGKSSTINILNRFYEVKKGDITVDGIRIEDFELDYLRSHIATVLQDVFLFSDTILNNITLNNPEITIAEVVNAAKKVGAHDFIERLPGAYQYNVMERGATLSAGQAQLISFIRALVHNPAILVLDEATSSVDTETELLIQKAIDNLMEGRTSIVIAHRLSTIQKADQIIVLDKGEIKEKGTHQQLLKLNGYYKKLYDLQFSSKGIAKV
- a CDS encoding isoaspartyl peptidase/L-asparaginase family protein, whose translation is MKRLKLITLFLFSALTLQVSAQQKKYVMVIHGGAGTILKKNMTAEKEAAYIAVLTQALQAGYAEIKAGKSSLDAVEATIHVLENDPHFNAGKGAVFTHDGRNELDAAIMDGKTLMAGSVAGVTTIKNPISAARVVMEKSEHVMMVGTGAEQFAKEVGLEIVDPKYFWTKERWDGLQKAIKEDSTKAVLDHGNKKSELLGSKNHDYKFGTVGCVALDQAGNLAAGTSTGGMTNKKYGRVGDAPIIGAGTYCNNETAGISCTGWGEFYIRNVVAKTISDLMEYKGLSVAEASKIALDKVGKMGGDGGLIALDKKGNVAMPFNTEGMYRGTITTDGKIEVSIYK